In one window of Halarsenatibacter silvermanii DNA:
- a CDS encoding aldo/keto reductase, producing MNYRRMKNSEKKVSSLGFGCMRLPAADDRPDRIKTEKAAEMLDYALENGVNYLDTAWFYHRGESENFLGSYLQSRDARNDIYLATKLPTPLVKSKDDLDYFLQQQLKKLQTNYIDFYLLHSLREKSWKKLYDIGITDWLLQKKEEGLINHPGFSFHDDFPAFKKIIDSFPAWDFCQIQYNYLDRKYQAGEKGLDYAWRQDLDVVIMEPLRGGLLARKPPRAVEKIWEKSSRDISPAARALEWLWQDERIAVVLSGMNNIEEVKENVATAARTGPGSLPQNETELINKAAAEFKKISPVDCTGCSYCTPCPEGVRIPKILDLYNNAHIYDGFQNMKEEYYDIDEDRRADACIKCQRCEGECPQDLPVSELMKRVENYF from the coding sequence ATGAATTACCGCAGGATGAAAAACTCTGAAAAAAAGGTTTCGTCTCTGGGTTTTGGCTGCATGAGGCTTCCAGCAGCGGATGACAGGCCGGACCGAATTAAAACAGAAAAGGCCGCTGAAATGCTCGATTACGCTCTGGAAAACGGAGTTAACTATCTCGACACCGCCTGGTTTTATCATCGAGGAGAAAGCGAAAATTTTCTCGGAAGTTATCTGCAGAGCAGAGATGCAAGAAATGATATTTATCTGGCCACCAAACTCCCCACCCCACTGGTAAAAAGCAAAGATGACCTGGATTATTTCCTGCAGCAGCAGCTCAAAAAACTGCAGACAAATTATATAGATTTTTATCTTTTACATTCTCTCAGAGAAAAAAGCTGGAAGAAACTTTACGATATCGGCATCACCGACTGGCTTCTGCAGAAGAAGGAAGAAGGGCTCATCAATCATCCGGGCTTTTCATTTCACGATGACTTTCCCGCCTTCAAAAAAATCATTGATTCTTTTCCTGCCTGGGATTTCTGCCAGATTCAATATAATTATCTGGATAGAAAGTATCAGGCCGGTGAAAAAGGACTTGATTATGCCTGGCGTCAGGATCTTGATGTCGTTATCATGGAACCCCTTAGAGGCGGGCTTTTAGCCCGGAAGCCCCCCAGGGCAGTAGAAAAAATTTGGGAAAAAAGCTCTCGAGATATTTCTCCTGCAGCCAGAGCTCTTGAATGGCTATGGCAGGATGAACGAATTGCTGTTGTACTGAGCGGCATGAATAATATTGAGGAAGTAAAAGAAAATGTCGCCACAGCTGCCCGAACAGGGCCGGGTAGCCTTCCTCAAAACGAAACAGAACTGATAAATAAAGCCGCAGCAGAGTTCAAAAAAATTTCTCCGGTAGACTGCACCGGCTGCAGCTACTGCACTCCCTGTCCAGAAGGAGTTAGAATACCCAAAATTCTGGATCTGTACAATAATGCTCACATTTATGATGGTTTTCAAAATATGAAAGAAGAATATTATGATATCGATGAAGATAGGAGAGCAGATGCCTGTATAAAATGCCAGCGTTGTGAGGGTGAGTGCCCCCAAGATCTACCTGTATCAGAGCTGATGAAAAGAGTAGAAAACTATTTTTGA